The genomic region GGTTTATTTGGTTTTCGAAAAACAAGTTGTTTTCAGGAAGCCTAGGACATTAATGGGTGTAGACATTAATTTCGATAATATAACATATACCATTCTAGACAGGAACGGTAAACTAGTAACAATGGGTACTATTCCATTCAAAGGTTTACGTAAAGCACTGCATTATAAGAAGCTTGCTGAGAAATTGCAGAAGAGATATCCTAGGAATTGGAGATTTGTTAAATGGGTTAGAATGGTTAGAGCTAGGTTGAGGAGAGCCAGAAATATTCTTAAAGACACCTCACACTACATAGCCAAGAAAATTGTAGAAATAGCTAATGAACATAACTCAGTAATAGTATTGGAGGATCTAGAGAATATTAAGAAAAACAATAAAAGTAAAATGTTTAATTGGAGAATGCATTTATGGGCGTATCGTAGAGTGCAGGAGTACATTTATTATAAAGCGTTGATTAGAAATATGTTAACGGTATTTATTGACCCAAAATACAGCTCTAAGAAGTCTCCTATAGGTGGTAGATTAATTTTCATAAACTATAAATACGTCAAACTACCCAACGGCTTTATTGTTACTCGCGACATTGTTGCTTCGTGGAACCTAGCACTCAAATATCTGCGGATGAAGGGCTCTATGTGGTCTGTGTGGAGCCCCGATAGCCCCCTCCGTGAAGGGATGAAAACCCGACACAAGAGGGGGAAGCCCGTGCAAACAATTCCCAAAATAACCATAGTTTCTAAAAGATAATGCCCGGGCAACCACTCTAAGCGTTACTGGAGAATAACGTGTGAGGGAGGAGATAAAATATTCCTATACTATCTAGATCCTCTTCTATTATTAGAGGAGAACATTGATAAGGTTAAGAATAAGCTTCTAATAGAATATGCTCCCGGCTTATCCATTATACCTGTGGTTAACTTATTGCTTATATAATAAAGAAAAAATGTTATTGAGACATTTATGTAAGCATTGATGTATTATTTTTAGAGTAGATATCTCCACACGCCTCTTCCACGATAACTATAAACTATTGTTTTCCACGCTGTTACTTCTTCTATACTATACCCTATTCCTTCTCTTCCTATTCCTGAATCTTTTCTGCCTCCAAATGGATAGTATCCTATTCCGTGTCTTGGATACTCATTGATATATATGGCTCCTACCTCTAGGAATCTTATTAGTTTTCTGATTTTATTGATATCCTTACCAAATATTGCTGCGTCCAAACCGTATCTTCTCTTATTAGCGATTTCTATTGCTTCATCCACGTTCTCAATAGGCGTTATCAATGCTACTGGTGCGAATACTTCGTCAACGAATAGTTTTGTCTTAAACAGCTTGCTTTTATCTGTTAACTCTATCAATGTAGGCTCCATATATGTATCGCCA from Staphylothermus marinus F1 harbors:
- a CDS encoding IS200/IS605 family accessory protein TnpB-related protein, whose protein sequence is MRVYATVKVMGVAPDPSLHHKLYLFLRSYRDWTQYIIDQIWSYNRIPSMKNLHDRFYMLLRSRGFRAHHCHKIERRAKEIVKSVKKNRSRKPVLRKLTARIDYEDYRLDLKSKTLKIAVLDNEWVIVKLKWYSYINKYLNSDWNLKEILVSFRNNNIWVYLVFEKQVVFRKPRTLMGVDINFDNITYTILDRNGKLVTMGTIPFKGLRKALHYKKLAEKLQKRYPRNWRFVKWVRMVRARLRRARNILKDTSHYIAKKIVEIANEHNSVIVLEDLENIKKNNKSKMFNWRMHLWAYRRVQEYIYYKALIRNMLTVFIDPKYSSKKSPIGGRLIFINYKYVKLPNGFIVTRDIVASWNLALKYLRMKGSMWSVWSPDSPLREGMKTRHKRGKPVQTIPKITIVSKR